From one Plectropomus leopardus isolate mb chromosome 8, YSFRI_Pleo_2.0, whole genome shotgun sequence genomic stretch:
- the LOC121946464 gene encoding cadherin-like protein 26: MEIVHLRLLLILCVGVHRSSSDVVVQQGSSSDILVQQTSSSETVKQHSSSSESVKQQSSSKDIVVQQNTNGVTFNIDEGYKGTFPYILGTIDIRKKFPFFKISGQGINLEPKDILSINQSTGEVSVHGPVDYEQYRVLKVTYQACEKETYEVDTQLDVQIMIIDANDNPPKFDKIFYEISIAESTVQGTTLVTFTAHDDDVTENNKLFDFKIVSVIPQTSEMEFYLTQVSQTGTISFKGCLDYEKAEKYTIIVEAKDRGEKTQLSSTATVVINIKNGNNHLPQITGQTGPGRVKERMENVLVSRLQVTDNDRKFTAAWRAKYQIQGDLNNNFRITTDNKTNEGLLYVKKRLDYIDGPKRNLTISVENEMPFHSCRVVRRSTTGLWEVITVIEETQTEVKRRTTLQVIVIVEDVNERPYFEKPYKQIKVVENVKVGQYLWTFTAKDPDITSGTIIVYRKGDEPAGWVTVDSKTGIITTTKIIDRESSFVQNNIYTLTIYAIDNGRPPMTGTATLTIYITDENDNAPSLLVTKIYMCELDRPSLANITAVDPDEDPNSGPFTFMLQGNQKGKWRLESTHGYSVYLVKESTVHSGHYDLLLEVSDRQGKSAVRTLSVTVCDCVDPAKPYCPEATSVVGGGALGVIFFSILLLAGLLLMAFLMSCKKGTRPIQIPDSGQNLMTSNIERQGTDCKVAFELLDKGSIQNEKQIQKISQVPQVGQADQVEEHVITHSEILKQQKDCLDLTWGGHSKFSEDQVTGVRRTMLLEQLNEKLYTLEAPEEELGDYAPHVYAEEGDSETNYQLDAISIHETPFDPDLDLDWKFSTLASICMPSESTAYSTIRHEKATLIQNVHAVVIKE; the protein is encoded by the exons ATGGAGATAGTACACCTCCGTCTTCTCCTGATTCTG TGTGTGGGAGTCCACAGGTCATCTTCAGATGTTGTGGTGCAGCAGGGGTCATCTTCAGATATTTTGGTACAGCAAACGTCATCTTCAGAAACTGTCAAACAGCACAGTTCATCTTCGGAATCTGTGAAGCAGCAGAGTTCATCTAAAGATATTGTGGTGCAGCAAAACACAAATGGTGTTACCTTCAATATTGATGAAGGCTATAAAGGAACATTCCCATACATACTGGGCACA ATCGACATTAGAAAGAAATTTCCCTTTTTCAAAATCAGTGGTCAAGGTATTAATTTAGAGCCAAAAGACATCTTATCAATCAACCAATCCACAGGGGAGGTTTCTGTTCACGGCCCAGTCGACTATGAGCAATACAGAGTTTTAAAG GTAACGTATCAAGCATGTGAAAAAGAAACGTATGAAGTCGACACGCAGCTGGACGTTCAGATAATGATCATCGACGCAAATGACAACCCTCCAAAGTTTGACAAAATCTTCTACGAGATCAGCATTGCAGAGTCAACAGTGCAAG GAACTACACTGGTTACCTTTACGGcacatgatgatgatgtcacggagaacaataaattatttgattttaaaatagtCTCAGTCATTCCTCAAACATCCGAGATGGAGTTCTACTTAACTCAGGTTTCTCAAACTGGAACCATTTCATTTAAAGGCTGCCTGGACTATGAG AAAGCAGAGAAATACACCATTATAGTGGAGGCCAAAGACCGTGGAGAAAAAACGCAGCTCTCCAGCACCGCCACTGTCGTAATCaacataaaaaatggaaataaccACCTTCCGCAAATCACTGGACAAACC GGTCCAGGGAGGGTGAAAGAAAGGATGGAAAATGTTCTTGTTTCACGTCTGCAAGTTACGGACAATGACAGAAAATTTACAGCAGCCTGGAGAGCAAAATATCAAATCCAAGGCGACCTGAACAACAACTTCAGAATCACTACTGATAATAAGACAAATGAGGGACTACTCTATGTGAAAAAG cGTCTGGATTATATAGACGGTCCAAAGAGGAACTTGACTATCAGTGTGGAGAATGAGATGCCATTTCACTCGTGCAGGGTGGTGCGTCGCAGCACCACCGGGCTTTGGGAAGTAATCACTGTTATTGAAGAGACTCAGACAGAGGTAAAACGTCGAACCACCCTCCAAGTGATAGTGATTGTGGAGGATGTAAATGAGCGTCCATACTTTGAAAAACCTTACAAACAAATTAAGGTGGTGGAGAATGTGAAGGTGGGCCAGTATCTGTGGACATTTACAGCTAAGGATCCTGACATCACCAGTGGCACCATAATTGT ATACAGAAAAGGAGACGAGCCAGCTGGTTGGGTTACAGTGGACTCTAAGACTGGAATAATAACCACAACGAAGATCATAGACCGAGAGTCATCCTTTGTGCAAAATAATATCTATACGCTCACAATATATGCTATTGACAATG GTCGACCACCAATGACAGGCACGGCAACCCTGACCATCTATATTACTGATGAGAATGACAATGCTCCATCCCTGCTCGTAACAAAAATCTACATGTGCGAACTTGATAGACCATCTCTGGCCAACATCACAGCTGTGGACCCAGACGAAGACCCTAACAGTGGACCTTTCACCTTCATGCTCCAGGGAAATCAGAAGGGCAAGTGGAGGCTTGAGTCTACGCATG GGTACTCGGTTTACCTGGTGAAAGAGAGCACAGTTCATTCTGGACATTATGATCTGCTGTTGGAAGTGTCCGACCGTCAGGGCAAGAGTGCTGTACGCACCCTGTCTGTAACGGTGTGTGACTGTGTAGACCCAGCAAAGCCATACTGTCCTGAAGCTACGAGTGTAGTTGGAGGAGGAGCACTTGGGGTCATATTTTTCAGCATTCTACTGCTTGCAG gTCTACTACTTATGGCTTTTCTGATGTCATGCAAAAAAGGGACCAGGCCTATACAGATCCCAGATTCAGGACAAAATCTGATGACATCTAACATTGAAAGACAGGGAACTGACTGCAAA GTGGCTTTCGAGCTACTAGACAAAGGAAGCAttcaaaatgagaaacaaatccaaaaaatatctCAAGTTCCACAGGTTGGGCAAGCAGACCAA gttgAAGAGCATGTTATAACCCACTCTGAAATCCTTAAACAGCAAAAAGACTGTTTAGATCTG ACTTGGGGTGGACACAGTAAATTTTCTGAAGATCAAGTGACTGGTGTAAGACGCACAATGCTGCTTGAACAACTAAATGAG AAGCTGTACACACTTGAGGCACCAGAAGAGGAGCTGGGTGATTATGCTCCTCATGTGTATGCTGAGGAGGGAGACTCAGAGACCAACTATCAGCTTGATGCCATCTCCATCCATGAAACTCCCTTTGACCCAGACTTGGACCTGGATTGGAAGTTCAGTACTCTGGCTTCAATCTGCATGCCAAGTGAAAGCACTGCCTACAGTACAATAAGACATGAGAAAGCGACTCTAATCCAAAATGTACACGCCGTCGTTATTAAAGAGTAA